The genomic segment GCCAGCAGCTGGGTCCGTACGGCGCGCATGAAGGGCAGCGGGCCGCAGAGGTAGGCGTGGGTGCCGGGGGCGACGGTCAGGCCGCCGAGGTCGACCAGTCCGGTGCGCTCGGCGGGATGGCCGGCCTCGGGGCGCTCGTACCAGAAGTGGGCGGAGCCGTCCTTGAGGCCGGTGGTCAGCCGCGCATGGTCGAGCCGCAGGGCGTGGTCGGCGGGGGAGCGGTCCCCGTGCACCACGGTGACCGGCCCGTCGTGGCCGGTGGCAGCGAGGTGCTCCAGGAACGACAGCATCGGGGTGCAGCCGATCCCCGCCGAGGCGAGCAGCAGCGGGGCGGCCGGTGCGGCGTCGAGGGACGCGCCGAGAGGGCCGAGGACGAGGTCCCCGTACGGCAGCGAGACGCGCAGCCGGTCGCCGGGGCGGACGTGCGCGTGCAGGTGCGCCGAGACCTCGCCGTCCGGCCCGTCGCCGTCGTGCACCCGCTTGACGGCGATCGAACGCAGCGGGGAGTCCGGGGCGCCCCGGAGGCTGTACTGGCGTATCTGGCGGGCGCCGTCCGGGAGTTCGACCTGCACGGAGACGTACTGGCCGGGCCGGAAGGCCGGGGCCGGGGCGCCGTCGGCGGGGAGGAGCCGGAAGGTGGTGACGTCGGCGGTCTCCGTCGTGCGTCCGGCGACCTCCCACTCCTGCCAGACCTCGCCCGCGGCGACACCGCGTTCCGCGTAGAGCCGGTCCTCGAAGGCGATCAGGGCGTTGGCCATCAGCCAGTAGACCTCGTCCCAGGCGGCGGCGACCTCGGGGGTGACCGCGTCGCCCAGCACCTCCGCGATGGCGGCGAAGAGGTGGGTGTGCACCACCTCGTACTGCGCGGCCGTCACGCCGAGGGAGGCGTGCTTGTGGGCGATCCGGCTCAGCATCACGTCGGGGCGGGTGTCCGGGTGTGCGACCAGCATCGTCGCGAAGGCGGCGACCGAGCCGGCGAGGGCGCGCTGCTGGGTGGCCGCGGCCTGGTTGCCGCGGTTGAAGAGGTCCCTCAGCAGCTCGGGGTGGGCGGCGAAGAGCTTCCGGTAGAAGAGGTCGGCGATGTCCCCGATGGCGGCCCCGACGGCGGGGAGGGTGGCGCGGACGGTGGCGGTCGACGGCTCGGAGAGCATCGGGACTCCTCGGATGTTGAATTGGTATGCAGGATGCCTATTTTGTGGCGTGCGTGCGTGCGTGCGTGCGTGTGTGTGCGTGCGTCCGGTGCGGCCCGTGGGGCGCGCACCCGGTGCGGGGGCGGGTCGGTTCAGCCGGTGTCCGGCCGGGTCGCGGCGATGCCGAGGAGCAGGGGCCCGGTGGGCGAGGCGACGAGTCCGGTGACGGTGACCGGGTCCAGCTCCGCGAAGAAGGCCTCCTGGGCCCGGCGCAGGGCGCCGCGCAGCCGGCAGGCGGCGAGCAGCGGGCAGGGAGTCTCCCCCTCGCACTCCACGACGTCCCCGGCGCCTTCGAGTTCGCGGACCACGCCGCCGACGGAGGCGGTGCGGCCGGCCCCGGTGAGGGTGAGCCCGCCGCCGCGTCCCCGGCGGGCCTCGACCAGGCCGAGGTGCTGGAGCCGGGCGACCACCTTGGCGGTGTGGGTGTACGGCACGCGCATGGTCGCCGCCACCTCGCGGGTGGTCGGCGCCTCGCCGTTCTCCACGACGGCGAGGCGCATCAGGACCCGCAGCGCCACGTCGGTGAATCTCGTCAGTCGCATGAGGGCACCGTAGATAACTGGCATCCAGGATGCAAGTTATCGAACGCGACGAGCGCCGTCCGGCCCCTTTGCCCAGATCCAAGCATGGTTAGTCGCACTCTTTTGTGTAATGGCGTAGCGACACTCCGTGCTGAAAGGCTTCTTCACGCAGCTCAGTCCATGATCGAGAGGACCCGTCAGATGTCCGTCAGTGAAGAGGTTCGCGACACGCAGGGCCCGCCGCAGCAGAGTCTCGGCACGGCCGCTGCGAGGAACCTCGCGACGACCACCAAGTCCGCGCCGCAGATGCAGGAGATCACCTCCCGGTGGCTGCTGAAGACGCTGCCGTGGGTGCAGGTACAGGGCGGTACGTACCGGGTGAACCGTCGGCTCAGCTACTCGGTCGGGGACGGGCGGGTGACCTTCGTGCAGACCGGCGACCGGGTCGCCGTCATCCCCGCGGAGCTCGGCGAACTGCCCGCGCTCCGCGAGTACGCGGACGAGGAGGCGCTCGCCGAGCTGGCCCGCCGCTGCGAGCAGCGCAACGTGGCCGCCGGGGAGGTCATCGCGGCCTCGGGGGACGCGGCGGACCGGGTCTACCTGCTGGCGCACGGCCGGGTCGAGAAGATCGGCACGGGCCCCTACGGGGACGAGACGGTGCTCGGAGTCCTCGCGGACGGCTCCTACTTCGGCGACCACTCCCTGGTGGAGGGCGACGCGCAGTGGGAGTTCACCACCCGCGCGGCCACCGCCTGCACCCTGCTGACGCTGAGCCGCTCCGACGTGCTCAACCTCGCCGAGCGGGTCGACACCCTCCGCGACCACCTCGCCGGACTGCTCGCCATCCCGCAGCAGCGGACCAACAACTACGGCGAGGCGGCGATCGACCTCTCCGCGGGTCACGTCGGCGAAGCCGTCGTCCCGCACACCTTCGTGGACTACGACGCGGCGCCCCGCGAGTACGAACTCAGCGTCGCCCAGACCGTACTGAAGGTGCACAGCCGCGTCGCGGACCTGTACAACCAGCCGATGAACCAGACCGAGCAGCAGTTGCGGCTCACGGTCGAGGCGCTCCGCGAGCGCCAGGAGCACGAGCTCATCAACAACCGGGAGTTCGGCCTCCTCAACAACTGCGACTACGGCCAGCGGCTCCAGCCGCACGACGGGGTGCCCAGCCCCGACGACATGGACGAACTCCTCTCCCGGCGGCGCGGATCGAAGCTCTTCCTCGCCCACCCCCGCGCCATCGCCGCCTTCGGCCGCGAGTGCAACCGGCGCGGACTCGTCCCGGAGAGCGTGGACGTCGGCGGCCACCACGTGCCGGCCTGGCGCGGGGTGCCCATCTTCCCGTCGAACAAGATCCCGATCACCGAGGCCCGCACCACCTCCATCATCTGCATGAGGACCGGCGAGGCCGAGCAGGGCGTCATCGGCCTCCACCAGACCGGCCTCCCGGACGAGATCGAGCCGAGCCTCTCCGTCCGCTTCATGGGCATCGACGAGCAGGCGATCATCTCGTACCTGGTCACGGCCTACTACTCCGCCGCCATCCTCGTCCCGGACGCCCTCGGGGTCCTGGAGAACGTGGAGGTCAGCCGCTGGCACTGACGGCTCGCGCGGTGGGCCCCGGAGCCAGGCCGTGTCCGACGATTCCCGCCGGGCGGGGCGGCGCGCATCGTCGGACACGGCCCGGGCCCGGGGTCCTCGCCCATGCCCGCGCCACCGCACCGCCCGTACGAGCCGCACGGCACGTACGAGCCGCACGGCGCGTACGACCGACCCCGCACCCCCGGCCCACGGAGAACCGGACCGGGGGTTCACCGGCGACAGAGGGAGTGACCGTGACCATGACGAGTACGGACGCCGCGACCGAGGGCTTCGAGGCCGCCGCGCTCCTGGAGCGGACCCGGGCCGTCGTCGACCCGCACCTGCGCGCCGCGGTGGCGTCGCTGCCCGGCGGGATGCGCCGGGTGGCGATGTACCACTTCGGCTGGGCCGACGCCGAAGGCAACGAGGGCAGCCCCGCCTCGGGCCCGGCCGGCAAGGCCATCAGACCCGCCCTGGTGCTGGCCGCGGCCCGCGCGCTGGGCGGCGACCCGGAGCGCGCGGTGCGCGCCGCCGTGGCCGTCGAACTCGTGCACAACTTCACCCTGCTCCACGACGACGTCATCGACGAGGACGCCACCCGGCGCCACCGGCCCACCGCCTGGGCGGTCTTCGGCATCCCGGACGCCGTCATCACCGGCGACGCCATGCTCGCCCTCGCCCTGCGGCTGCTCGCCGACGACGACCACCCCGCCTCGGGCCCCGCCACGGCGCGGCTCACCGCCTGCGTCATCGAACTCTGCGCCGGCCAGCAGGCCGACTGCGCCTTCGAGGAACGGGGCCCCCGGGAGGTCACCCTCGACGAGTGCCTCACCATGGCCATGGCCAAGACCGGTGCCCTGCTCGGCTGCGCCTGCGCGGTCGGCGCCCTCTACGCGGGTGCCTCGGACCGGTCGGTCGGCGCGATGGACGGCTTCGGCCGGGAGTCGGGGCTCTCGTTCCAGCTCATCGACGACCTGATCGGCATCTGGGGCGATCCGGCCCGCACCGGCAAACCGGTCGGCGCGGACCTCACCGCCCACAAGAAGTCCCTGCCCGTGGTGGCCGCGCTCACCTCGGGGACCCCGGCGGCAGCCGACCTGGCCGCGCTCTACGAAGGCCCCCTCGGCGCACCCGACGAGGTGCGCCGGGCCGCCGACGCCGTGGAGCGGGCGGGCGGGCGCGACTGGGCGCAGGTCACGGCGGCCGACCGGATGTCCCGGGCGGTCCACCACCTCTCCCGGGCCGTGCCCGACCTGGCGGCGGCCGGGGACCTGCTCTCCCTCGCGGAGTTCGTCACCCGCCGCAGCCACTGACCATCTTCTGTACGTACGGAGCCCCGCTCCCCGTCATACGGGGGAGCGGGGCTCCCTACGTCGGAACGCGGCGTGGGGCGTCAGCGCCGGGCGACGCCCTCGGCGCGCGCGGCGGCGGCGACCGCGGCCGTCACCGCCGGGGCCACCCGCTCGTCGAACGGCGACGGGATCACGTACTCCGCGGCCAGCTCGTCGCCGACCACGTCGGCCAGCGCGTTCGCCGCGGCGATCTTCATGCCCTCGGTGATCCGGGAGGCCCGGACCTGGAGCGCGCCCGCGAAGATGCCGGGGAAGGCCAGCACGTTGTTGATCTGGTTCGGGTAGTCCGAACGCCCGGTGGCCACGACCGACGCGTACTTGTGCGCGATGTCCGGGTGGACCTCGGGGTTCGGGTTGGCCATGGCGAAGACGTACGCGCCCGGCGCCATCGAGGCGACGGCCGGCTCGGGGACCGTACCGCCGGAGACGCCGATGAAGACGTCGGCGCCGGCCAGCGCGTCCTCC from the Streptomyces sp. NBC_01335 genome contains:
- a CDS encoding globin domain-containing protein — translated: MLSEPSTATVRATLPAVGAAIGDIADLFYRKLFAAHPELLRDLFNRGNQAAATQQRALAGSVAAFATMLVAHPDTRPDVMLSRIAHKHASLGVTAAQYEVVHTHLFAAIAEVLGDAVTPEVAAAWDEVYWLMANALIAFEDRLYAERGVAAGEVWQEWEVAGRTTETADVTTFRLLPADGAPAPAFRPGQYVSVQVELPDGARQIRQYSLRGAPDSPLRSIAVKRVHDGDGPDGEVSAHLHAHVRPGDRLRVSLPYGDLVLGPLGASLDAAPAAPLLLASAGIGCTPMLSFLEHLAATGHDGPVTVVHGDRSPADHALRLDHARLTTGLKDGSAHFWYERPEAGHPAERTGLVDLGGLTVAPGTHAYLCGPLPFMRAVRTQLLAKGVQAADIHYEVFGPDLWLAQD
- a CDS encoding Rrf2 family transcriptional regulator, with the translated sequence MRLTRFTDVALRVLMRLAVVENGEAPTTREVAATMRVPYTHTAKVVARLQHLGLVEARRGRGGGLTLTGAGRTASVGGVVRELEGAGDVVECEGETPCPLLAACRLRGALRRAQEAFFAELDPVTVTGLVASPTGPLLLGIAATRPDTG
- a CDS encoding family 2B encapsulin nanocompartment shell protein, coding for MSVSEEVRDTQGPPQQSLGTAAARNLATTTKSAPQMQEITSRWLLKTLPWVQVQGGTYRVNRRLSYSVGDGRVTFVQTGDRVAVIPAELGELPALREYADEEALAELARRCEQRNVAAGEVIAASGDAADRVYLLAHGRVEKIGTGPYGDETVLGVLADGSYFGDHSLVEGDAQWEFTTRAATACTLLTLSRSDVLNLAERVDTLRDHLAGLLAIPQQRTNNYGEAAIDLSAGHVGEAVVPHTFVDYDAAPREYELSVAQTVLKVHSRVADLYNQPMNQTEQQLRLTVEALRERQEHELINNREFGLLNNCDYGQRLQPHDGVPSPDDMDELLSRRRGSKLFLAHPRAIAAFGRECNRRGLVPESVDVGGHHVPAWRGVPIFPSNKIPITEARTTSIICMRTGEAEQGVIGLHQTGLPDEIEPSLSVRFMGIDEQAIISYLVTAYYSAAILVPDALGVLENVEVSRWH
- a CDS encoding family 2 encapsulin nanocompartment cargo protein polyprenyl transferase, which codes for MTSTDAATEGFEAAALLERTRAVVDPHLRAAVASLPGGMRRVAMYHFGWADAEGNEGSPASGPAGKAIRPALVLAAARALGGDPERAVRAAVAVELVHNFTLLHDDVIDEDATRRHRPTAWAVFGIPDAVITGDAMLALALRLLADDDHPASGPATARLTACVIELCAGQQADCAFEERGPREVTLDECLTMAMAKTGALLGCACAVGALYAGASDRSVGAMDGFGRESGLSFQLIDDLIGIWGDPARTGKPVGADLTAHKKSLPVVAALTSGTPAAADLAALYEGPLGAPDEVRRAADAVERAGGRDWAQVTAADRMSRAVHHLSRAVPDLAAAGDLLSLAEFVTRRSH